In Neoarius graeffei isolate fNeoGra1 chromosome 17, fNeoGra1.pri, whole genome shotgun sequence, a single window of DNA contains:
- the LOC132901123 gene encoding odorant receptor 131-2-like — protein sequence MQSAGANSNSSNNLFNFSSSLSGRLLLLQVLVGVFLYINCLMIYTFFKKEVFREETRYILFVQTLFVDSALMLLSDLLSVGAYFQYATHIIPCSIICTVSVFLICCTPLTLVAMCLERYVAICMPLRHAVISTSRTRLYGGFIIWTLSSIIPLFNFIGYWAVVPPAAQYSYAVCTVELILGEAWQAHGRAIIFIIFFLFLIIIIVFTYIKIMIAARAASSEKKKSTSKSLRTVLLHAFQLFLCIVQFLNPYIEMAYWGVEEMMLRKIRYSMFIAFVIAPRCLSPLIYGLRDEKFFHALRHYAMCGTDCHFPTLLEIKKLKIRPI from the coding sequence atgcAAAGTGCAGGAGCAAACAGTAACTCAAGcaataatttatttaatttttcaagCTCATTGAGTGGAAGACTATTGTTGTTGCAGGTCCTGGTTGGGGTTTTCCTCTATATAAACTGCTTGATGATatacacattttttaaaaaggagGTTTTTAGGGAAGAAACGCGATACATTTTGTTTGTACAAACCCTATTTGTGGACTCTGCTCTTATGCTGTTAAGTGACTTGCTTTCAGTTGGAGCTTATTTCCAGTATGCCACGCACATAATTCCTTGCAGTATCATTTGTACAGTTTCGGTTTTTCTGATCTGCTGTACACCACTGACTTTGGTGGCAATGTGTCTGGAACGCTATGTGGCTATATGCATGCCTTTGAGACATGCTGTCATCTCCACAAGCAGGACCAGATTATATGGGGGTTTTATCATATGGACTCTCAGTTCTATAATTCCATTGTTCAATTTCATAGGATATTGGGCAGTAGTCCCACCTGCTGCTCAGTACTCCTATGCAGTGTGCACTGTGGAGCTAATTTTAGGTGAAGCATGGCAGGCACACGGACGTGCCAtcatttttattatctttttcctttttttaatcattatcatTGTCTTCACCTACATCAAGATAATGATTGCAGCTAGAGCTGCTTCCTCTGAGAAAAAGAAATCAACCAGTAAGAGTCTCAGGACTGTGCTGCTTCATGCATTTCAGTTGTTTCTGTGCATAGTGCAGTTTTTAAACCCATATATAGAAATGGCATATTGGGGGGTTGAAGAAATGATGTTGCGGAAAATACGATATTCCATGTTTATAGCTTTTGTGATTGCACCACGTTGTCTCAGCCCATTGATTTATGGTCTCAGAGATGAAAAATTTTTTCATGCTTTAAGACATTATGCTATGTGTGGCACTGATTGTCATTTCCCAACATTGCTTGAAATCAAAAAATTGAAAATAAGACCAATTTAA